In Devosia sp. 1566, a single genomic region encodes these proteins:
- a CDS encoding sugar ABC transporter ATP-binding protein, which produces MSDGPYALEARGITKIFGNHLALDQVDFSLRAGEVHALLGENGAGKSTLIKILTGAYQPDGGRILAEGRPIVLANPQHAQTHGIGTVYQEVNLLPNRSVAENLFLGHQPTRWGLVDRRRMEREARVVLARYGLALDPGSELGTHSVAVQQIVAIARAVELSGKVLILDEPTASLDRNEVERLFEVINGLKAQGMAVVFITHFLEQVFAIADRVTVLRNGKLVGTRDIDTLNRSEVVRLMLGKDIAFSGATSLEADGARGEVLLEFKGYGRKRSVHPFDLTIRKGEVIGVAGLLGSGRTEMARIMFGADAADEGSVSMEGVQLVINRPTDAINHGFGFLPEDRKIEGIFGDLSVRENIVIALQGKLGWFTALSRDEQLEIAGKFGESLDIRAASLDMPIKLLSGGNQQKAILARWLATDPAFLILDEPTRGIDVGAHAEIVRTINRLRDDGMALVVISSELDEVVAYSSRIVVMRDRELVAELHGEQMSPAVIVQAIANHKEGEEA; this is translated from the coding sequence TTGTCAGACGGCCCTTATGCGCTTGAAGCGCGCGGCATCACCAAGATTTTCGGCAATCACCTGGCACTCGACCAGGTCGATTTCAGCCTGCGCGCGGGCGAAGTGCATGCGCTTCTGGGTGAAAATGGCGCCGGCAAATCCACGCTGATTAAAATCCTGACCGGGGCCTATCAGCCCGATGGGGGGCGGATCCTCGCGGAAGGGCGGCCAATTGTGCTGGCCAATCCGCAGCACGCTCAGACCCATGGCATCGGCACGGTGTATCAGGAGGTCAATCTCCTGCCCAATCGCTCGGTCGCCGAGAACCTGTTCCTGGGGCACCAGCCGACGCGATGGGGCCTGGTGGACCGGCGCCGCATGGAGCGCGAAGCACGCGTGGTGCTGGCGCGCTATGGCCTGGCGCTCGACCCGGGCAGCGAGCTGGGTACCCATTCGGTGGCGGTGCAGCAGATCGTTGCCATTGCCCGGGCCGTCGAGCTTTCGGGCAAGGTGCTGATCCTCGACGAACCCACCGCGAGCCTCGACCGCAATGAAGTGGAGCGGCTGTTCGAGGTCATCAACGGGCTCAAGGCCCAAGGCATGGCGGTGGTGTTCATCACCCATTTCCTCGAGCAGGTGTTTGCCATCGCCGATCGCGTCACCGTGCTGCGCAACGGCAAGCTCGTGGGCACGCGCGACATCGATACGCTCAATCGCAGCGAAGTGGTACGCCTGATGCTTGGCAAGGATATCGCCTTTTCCGGTGCCACCAGCCTTGAGGCCGATGGGGCGCGCGGCGAGGTGCTGCTGGAGTTCAAGGGCTATGGCCGCAAGCGCAGCGTTCATCCCTTCGACCTGACCATCCGCAAAGGCGAGGTGATCGGGGTCGCGGGCCTGCTGGGGTCAGGTCGCACGGAAATGGCGCGCATCATGTTCGGGGCCGACGCGGCCGACGAAGGCAGCGTGTCGATGGAAGGCGTGCAGCTCGTCATCAATCGCCCAACGGATGCGATCAATCACGGATTTGGCTTCCTGCCCGAAGATCGCAAGATCGAGGGCATTTTCGGCGATCTGTCGGTGCGCGAAAACATCGTCATTGCGCTGCAGGGCAAGCTCGGGTGGTTCACCGCGCTCAGCCGGGATGAACAGCTCGAGATTGCCGGCAAGTTCGGGGAATCACTCGATATCCGCGCGGCTTCCCTCGACATGCCCATCAAGCTCTTGTCGGGCGGCAATCAGCAAAAGGCGATCCTCGCGCGCTGGCTCGCGACCGATCCGGCCTTCCTGATCCTGGATGAGCCGACCCGCGGCATCGATGTGGGCGCCCATGCCGAGATCGTGCGCACCATCAACCGATTGCGCGACGATGGCATGGCACTAGTGGTGATCTCGTCCGAGCTCGACGAAGTGGTCGCTTATTCCTCGCGCATCGTCGTCATGCGCGACCGTGAACTCGTGGCCGAATTGCATGGCGAGCAAATGAGCCCGGCCGTGATCGTGCAGGCCATCGCCAACCACAAGGAAGGAGAGGAGGCATGA
- the ytfQ gene encoding galactofuranose ABC transporter, galactofuranose-binding protein YtfQ, whose translation MNIITKLALAAGLATALSSATLAQDVSGKVIGFSQIGSESGWRAAETAVTRQEAEARGVDLKFADAQQKQENQIKAIRGFIAQGVDAILVAPVVATGWDDVLSEAKEAEIPVVLLDRGVDAPEDLYLTSVASDQVEEGRVAGQWLVDNVGDEDCNVVELQGTVGSTPAINRKKGFEEAIAGHDNITIGQSQTGDFTRAKGKEVMEAFLKSSNNGADICAVYAHNDDMAVGAIQAIKDAGLKPGTDIKVVSIDAVPDIFQAIAAGEANATVELTPNMAGPAFDALGAYWADGTEPEKFIITESKLYTAENDPEGEYERRKDLGY comes from the coding sequence GTGAACATCATTACCAAGCTTGCCCTCGCGGCAGGCCTCGCTACTGCCTTGTCTTCCGCTACCCTGGCGCAGGATGTTTCCGGCAAGGTCATCGGCTTTTCCCAGATCGGCTCGGAATCGGGCTGGCGCGCGGCTGAAACCGCTGTGACCCGGCAGGAAGCCGAAGCGCGCGGCGTCGATCTCAAATTCGCCGATGCCCAGCAAAAGCAGGAAAACCAGATCAAGGCCATTCGCGGCTTTATCGCCCAGGGCGTTGACGCGATCCTCGTCGCGCCAGTGGTGGCGACCGGCTGGGACGACGTGCTGTCCGAAGCCAAGGAAGCCGAGATCCCGGTCGTGCTGCTCGATCGCGGCGTCGATGCCCCTGAGGATCTGTACCTAACTTCCGTCGCCTCCGACCAGGTGGAAGAAGGCCGTGTGGCCGGCCAGTGGCTGGTCGACAATGTCGGCGACGAGGACTGCAATGTCGTTGAGCTGCAGGGCACCGTTGGCTCCACGCCAGCCATTAACCGCAAGAAGGGCTTTGAAGAAGCCATTGCTGGCCACGACAACATCACGATCGGCCAGAGCCAGACGGGCGATTTCACCCGCGCCAAGGGCAAGGAAGTGATGGAAGCCTTCCTCAAGTCGTCCAATAATGGCGCCGATATCTGCGCGGTTTACGCCCATAACGACGACATGGCGGTTGGCGCCATCCAGGCGATCAAGGATGCCGGCCTCAAGCCGGGCACCGACATCAAGGTCGTCTCAATTGACGCCGTGCCCGACATCTTCCAGGCCATTGCGGCCGGCGAAGCCAATGCCACCGTTGAGTTGACGCCAAACATGGCTGGTCCCGCCTTTGACGCCCTGGGCGCTTACTGGGCTGACGGCACCGAGCCCGAGAAGTTCATCATCACCGAGTCCAAGCTTTATACGGCCGAGAACGATCCCGAGGGCGAATACGAGCGCCGCAAGGATCTCGGTTACTGA